In the genome of Meles meles chromosome 2, mMelMel3.1 paternal haplotype, whole genome shotgun sequence, one region contains:
- the NAP1L5 gene encoding nucleosome assembly protein 1-like 5, giving the protein MADSENQGPAEPSQAAAAAAAAAAEAAAAAEEVMAEGGAQGGDSDSAAGDSDSAAGQTAEEPQTPAENAPKPKNDFIESLPNSVKCRVLALKKLQKRCDKIEAKFDKEFQALEKKYNDIYKPLLAKIQELTGEMEGCAWTLEGEEEDDDEEEYEDEEEGEEEEEEEEEAAAEAAAAKDEGPHSAVPDDAKK; this is encoded by the coding sequence ATGGCTGACTCGGAAAACCAGGGGCCCGCGGAGCCAagccaggcggcggcggcggcagcggcggcggcagcggagGCGGCCGCGGCAGCGGAGGAGGTAATGGCGGAAGGCGGTGCGCAGGGGGGAGACTCTGACAGCGCGGCCGGTGACTCCGACAGCGCGGCTGGTCAGACGGCGGAGGAGCCCCAGACCCCCGCGGAGAATGCACCAAAGCCTAAAAATGACTTTATCGAGAGCCTGCCTAATTCGGTGAAATGCCGAGTCCTGGCCCTCAAAAAGCTGCAGAAGCGATGCGATAAGATAGAAGCCAAATTTGATAAGGAATTTCAGGCTCTGGAAAAAAAGTATAACGACATCTATAAGCCCCTACTTGCCAAGATCCAGGAGCTCACCGGTGAGATGGAGGGGTGTGCATGGAccttggagggggaggaggaggacgacgACGAGGAAGAGtacgaggatgaggaggagggggaagaggaggaggaggaggaggaggaagctgcgGCAGAGGCGGCGGCGGCCAAAGATGAGGGTCCCCACTCTGCAGTGCCTGATGACGCCAAGAAATAA